The following proteins are co-located in the Cupriavidus pauculus genome:
- a CDS encoding CysB family HTH-type transcriptional regulator → MNLHQFRFVREAVRQNFNLTEAAKALYTSQPGVSKAIIELEEELGVDIFTRHGKRIRSLTEPGRRILVSVEKILQEVESLKRVGKDYAAQDQGNFTIATTHTQARYALPRVIAEFTKRYPKVRLSIQQGTPVQIADMILHDQADIGIATEGISSDKALVSLPGYQWQHMVITPPDHPLLEKKHLTLEDLATYPLITYDVNFAGRPKIDKAFALRHLEADIVLEAIDADVIKTYVEIGLGIGIVAGLAFDPERDRNLRGLPAGHLFGTNVTHLAVKQGAYLRSFVYTFIELFSPTLNRKLVEQAMSGDHEAYEL, encoded by the coding sequence ATGAATCTCCACCAGTTTCGCTTCGTGCGTGAGGCCGTCCGGCAGAACTTCAACCTGACGGAAGCGGCAAAAGCGCTTTACACATCACAACCCGGCGTGTCGAAGGCCATCATCGAGCTTGAGGAAGAGCTGGGTGTCGATATCTTCACACGGCATGGCAAGCGCATCCGCAGCCTCACCGAGCCGGGCCGCCGCATCCTGGTGTCCGTCGAGAAGATCCTGCAGGAAGTGGAAAGCCTGAAGCGGGTGGGCAAGGACTACGCTGCGCAGGACCAGGGCAACTTCACCATTGCCACGACCCATACCCAGGCACGCTACGCGCTGCCGCGCGTGATTGCCGAGTTCACCAAGCGCTACCCGAAGGTGCGGCTGTCGATCCAGCAGGGCACGCCGGTGCAGATTGCCGACATGATCCTGCACGACCAGGCCGACATCGGCATCGCCACCGAAGGCATCTCCAGCGACAAGGCGCTGGTGTCCCTGCCCGGCTACCAGTGGCAGCATATGGTGATTACGCCACCTGACCATCCGCTGCTGGAAAAGAAGCACCTGACGCTGGAAGACCTGGCGACCTACCCGCTGATCACCTATGACGTGAACTTCGCCGGCCGGCCCAAGATCGACAAGGCGTTCGCGCTGCGTCACCTGGAAGCCGACATCGTGCTGGAAGCCATCGACGCCGACGTGATCAAGACCTACGTCGAGATTGGCCTGGGCATCGGCATCGTGGCCGGGCTGGCCTTCGACCCCGAGCGCGACCGCAACCTGCGCGGCCTGCCCGCCGGCCACCTGTTCGGCACCAATGTCACGCACCTGGCCGTCAAGCAGGGCGCCTACCTGCGCAGCTTCGTCTATACCTTCATCGAACTGTTCTCGCCGACCCTGAACCGCAAGCTCGTGGAGCAGGCGATGTCCGGCGACCACGAGGCTTACGAGCTGTAA
- a CDS encoding sulfite exporter TauE/SafE family protein, producing MSLAFTVSGLLVGILVGLTGVGGGSLMTPLLTLLFGFSPATAVGTDLAFASITKGFGTIAHRAHGHVQWQVVRRLCIGSLPAALAAILVLKSAGELNAQWLHAIRVTIGVSVLLTVLSLLFRKQMLAWLERNPRYQLEGRRQVVATIVVGAVIGVLVTVSSIGAGAVGATLILLLYPHMKPAEVAGTDIAYAVPLTAVAGLGHVWLGTVDWNLLLALLVGSIPGIWLGAQLSRALPERLVRAALATTLTLVAIKLVS from the coding sequence ATGTCCCTGGCTTTCACCGTTTCCGGTCTGCTGGTAGGTATCCTGGTTGGTCTGACCGGGGTAGGTGGCGGCTCGCTCATGACGCCGCTGCTGACGCTGCTGTTCGGCTTCTCCCCGGCCACTGCCGTGGGCACCGACCTGGCCTTCGCCTCCATTACCAAGGGTTTCGGCACGATCGCGCACCGCGCGCACGGCCACGTGCAGTGGCAGGTGGTGCGCCGCCTGTGCATCGGCAGCCTGCCGGCCGCGCTGGCCGCCATCCTGGTGCTCAAGAGTGCCGGCGAGCTGAACGCCCAGTGGCTGCATGCCATCCGCGTGACGATTGGCGTCTCCGTGCTGCTGACCGTGCTGTCGCTGCTGTTCCGCAAGCAGATGCTGGCGTGGCTGGAACGCAACCCGCGCTACCAGCTGGAAGGCCGCCGCCAGGTGGTGGCCACGATCGTCGTGGGCGCCGTGATCGGCGTGCTGGTGACGGTCTCGTCGATTGGCGCCGGTGCCGTGGGCGCCACGCTGATCCTGCTGCTGTACCCCCATATGAAGCCGGCCGAGGTGGCCGGCACCGATATCGCCTACGCCGTGCCGCTCACGGCCGTGGCCGGGCTGGGCCACGTGTGGCTTGGCACCGTCGACTGGAATCTGCTGCTGGCGCTGCTGGTGGGATCGATCCCCGGCATCTGGCTGGGCGCCCAACTGTCGCGGGCGCTGCCCGAGCGGCTCGTGCGCGCCGCACTGGCGACCACGCTGACGCTCGTCGCCATCAAGCTCGTTTCCTAA
- a CDS encoding nitrite/sulfite reductase yields MYQYDQYDQRIVQERVAQFRDQVRRRLSGELTEEEFLPLRLQNGLYMQRHAYMLRVAIPYGLLASKQLRMLAHIARKYDRGYGHFSTRQNIQYNWMELEQVPNVLADLASVEMHGIQTSGNCVRNITTDQFAGVAPDESVDPRVLAELLRQWSTFQPEFAFLPRKFKIAISASQDDRAVVQMHDIGIYAYKNADGETRLRILAGGGLGRTPILGTIIKEDLPWQHMLTYVESAIRVYNRYGRRDNKYKARIKILVKAIGAEKFAAEVEEEWQFSKDGPGTLTQAEFDRVAQYFQPPAYEKLPDTDASFEKHLLENKAFARWVSRNVRAHRVTGYASVTLSTKPGPVSPPGDATAEQMEAVADLADRYGYGELRVAHEQNLVLPDVKKKDLFALWEAARKAGLATANIGLLTDIIACPGGDFCSLANAKSIPIALAIQERFDDLDYVHDLGEVSLNISGCINACGHHHVGNIGVLGVDKDGSEWYQVTLGGAQGNQSAIGKVIGPSFSAEEMPEVVTRIIDTFVANRAGDERFIETFARIGIAPFKERVYADKQREERAEA; encoded by the coding sequence ATGTATCAGTACGATCAATACGACCAGCGCATCGTCCAGGAACGTGTCGCGCAATTCCGCGACCAGGTGCGCCGCCGCCTGTCGGGCGAGCTGACCGAGGAAGAGTTCCTGCCGCTGCGGCTGCAGAACGGCCTGTACATGCAGCGCCACGCCTACATGCTGCGCGTGGCCATTCCGTACGGCCTGCTGGCGTCGAAGCAGCTCCGCATGCTGGCCCACATCGCCCGCAAGTACGACCGCGGCTATGGCCATTTCTCCACGCGCCAGAACATCCAGTACAACTGGATGGAGCTGGAGCAGGTGCCCAACGTGCTGGCGGACCTGGCCAGCGTGGAAATGCACGGCATCCAGACCTCGGGCAACTGCGTGCGCAACATCACGACCGACCAGTTCGCGGGCGTGGCCCCGGACGAGTCCGTGGACCCGCGCGTGCTGGCCGAACTGCTGCGCCAGTGGAGCACGTTCCAGCCGGAATTCGCGTTCCTGCCGCGCAAGTTCAAGATCGCCATCTCGGCCAGCCAGGACGACCGCGCCGTGGTGCAGATGCACGACATCGGCATCTACGCGTACAAGAACGCCGATGGCGAGACGCGCCTGCGCATCCTGGCCGGTGGCGGCCTGGGCCGCACGCCGATCCTGGGCACGATCATCAAGGAAGACCTGCCGTGGCAGCACATGCTGACCTACGTCGAGTCCGCCATCCGCGTCTACAACCGCTACGGCCGCCGCGACAACAAGTACAAGGCCCGCATCAAGATCCTGGTGAAGGCCATCGGCGCCGAGAAGTTCGCCGCCGAGGTGGAAGAAGAGTGGCAGTTCAGCAAGGACGGCCCCGGCACGCTGACGCAGGCCGAGTTCGACCGCGTGGCCCAGTACTTCCAGCCGCCCGCCTATGAAAAGCTGCCGGACACCGACGCGTCGTTCGAGAAGCACCTGCTGGAGAACAAGGCGTTCGCCCGCTGGGTCAGCCGCAACGTGCGCGCGCACCGCGTGACGGGCTACGCGTCGGTGACGCTGTCGACCAAGCCGGGCCCCGTGTCGCCCCCGGGCGATGCCACCGCCGAGCAGATGGAAGCGGTGGCCGACCTGGCCGACCGCTACGGCTACGGCGAGCTGCGCGTGGCGCACGAGCAGAACCTGGTGCTGCCCGACGTGAAGAAGAAGGACCTGTTCGCGCTGTGGGAAGCGGCCCGCAAGGCCGGCCTGGCCACGGCCAACATCGGCCTGCTGACCGACATCATCGCCTGCCCGGGCGGCGACTTCTGCTCGCTGGCCAACGCCAAGTCGATCCCGATCGCGCTGGCCATCCAGGAACGGTTTGACGACCTGGACTACGTGCATGACCTGGGCGAGGTGTCGCTGAACATCTCGGGCTGCATCAACGCCTGCGGCCACCACCACGTCGGCAACATCGGCGTGCTCGGCGTCGACAAGGACGGCTCCGAGTGGTACCAGGTAACGCTGGGCGGCGCCCAGGGCAACCAGTCGGCGATCGGCAAGGTGATTGGCCCGTCGTTCAGCGCCGAGGAAATGCCCGAGGTGGTGACCCGCATCATCGACACGTTCGTGGCCAACCGTGCCGGCGACGAGCGCTTCATCGAGACGTTCGCCCGCATCGGCATCGCCCCGTTCAAGGAGCGCGTGTACGCCGACAAGCAGCGCGAAGAGCGCGCCGAAGCCTGA
- a CDS encoding DUF934 domain-containing protein, with amino-acid sequence MAKIIQLQRDDAGQFRPVIVEDHWTVLRATDEQPLDAARIAAVAQGADAVLFPLSVWKDNQALLAGRDKAVTGVWLAPEDEPADAQPLFDQVSVVAVDFPVFRDGRGFSSAYLLRTRYGWTGQLRAIGDVLRDQLNFMKRCGFDTFAVRADKNIDDAIKGFTEFTVAYQASVDEPLPLFRRARADVTAQGSA; translated from the coding sequence ATGGCAAAGATCATTCAACTGCAACGCGACGACGCAGGCCAATTCCGTCCCGTCATCGTCGAAGACCACTGGACCGTGCTGCGCGCCACCGACGAGCAGCCGCTGGACGCCGCGCGCATTGCCGCCGTGGCACAGGGCGCCGACGCCGTGCTGTTCCCGCTGTCCGTGTGGAAGGACAACCAGGCGCTGCTGGCCGGCCGCGACAAGGCTGTCACCGGCGTGTGGCTGGCCCCCGAGGACGAACCCGCCGATGCGCAGCCGCTGTTCGACCAGGTGTCGGTCGTCGCGGTCGACTTCCCGGTGTTCCGCGATGGCCGCGGCTTCTCGTCGGCCTACCTGCTGCGCACCCGCTACGGCTGGACCGGCCAGCTCCGCGCCATCGGCGACGTGCTGCGCGATCAGCTCAACTTCATGAAGCGCTGCGGCTTTGACACGTTCGCCGTGCGCGCCGACAAGAACATCGACGACGCGATCAAGGGCTTCACCGAGTTCACGGTGGCGTACCAGGCGTCGGTGGACGAGCCGCTGCCGCTGTTCCGCCGCGCCCGCGCCGACGTGACCGCGCAAGGTTCGGCATGA
- a CDS encoding phosphoadenylyl-sulfate reductase, translating into MSTISEIPVVDGAAPQVSSLRPPALWTMPLYMGSVEALEAKERALAERLAGIAGRFFRARFATSLAAEDMVLTDAILRGTDAVRAGIRVFTLNTGRLHAETLAVLDAVQTRYGYTVEQFTPDQEAVDNYVRKHGLNAVYDSVDLRKTCCGIRKVEPLNRALSHADAWMTGQRREQAVTRAELPFEELDEARGIPKFNPLADWTEAEVWAYLTRHDVPVNALHAKGYPSIGCEPCTRAVKAGEDVRAGRWWWESKDSKECGLHEQNIKH; encoded by the coding sequence ATGAGCACCATTTCCGAGATCCCCGTGGTCGACGGGGCCGCGCCCCAGGTGTCGTCGCTGCGCCCCCCAGCGCTGTGGACGATGCCGCTGTACATGGGCTCGGTCGAGGCGCTGGAAGCCAAGGAACGCGCGCTGGCCGAGCGGCTGGCGGGCATCGCCGGGCGTTTCTTCCGCGCGCGCTTTGCCACGAGCCTGGCCGCCGAGGACATGGTGCTGACCGACGCGATCCTGCGCGGCACCGACGCCGTGCGCGCCGGCATCCGCGTGTTCACGCTGAACACGGGCCGCCTGCACGCCGAGACGCTGGCGGTGCTGGACGCCGTGCAGACCCGCTACGGCTACACGGTCGAGCAGTTCACGCCGGACCAGGAAGCGGTGGACAACTACGTCCGCAAGCACGGCCTGAACGCGGTCTACGACAGCGTGGACCTGCGCAAGACCTGCTGCGGCATCCGCAAGGTGGAGCCGCTGAACCGCGCGCTGTCGCACGCCGACGCGTGGATGACTGGCCAGCGCCGCGAGCAGGCCGTGACGCGCGCCGAGCTGCCGTTCGAGGAACTGGACGAGGCGCGCGGCATCCCCAAGTTCAACCCGCTGGCCGACTGGACCGAGGCCGAGGTCTGGGCCTACCTGACGCGCCACGACGTGCCGGTCAACGCGCTGCACGCCAAGGGCTACCCGAGCATCGGCTGCGAGCCGTGCACGCGGGCCGTGAAGGCGGGCGAGGATGTGCGGGCGGGGCGCTGGTGGTGGGAGTCGAAGGACTCGAAAGAGTGCGGGCTCCACGAGCAGAACATCAAGCATTGA
- the cysD gene encoding sulfate adenylyltransferase subunit CysD — MGIMNDIADAGVAANVEHLLQVQNDHLDRLEAESIYIIREVVAECRNPALLFSGGKDSIVMLHLALKAFRLGDRKVELPFPLVHIDTGHNYPEVIAFRDQRVAELGARLVVGHVEDSIKRGTVRLRKETDSRNAAQAVTLLETIEAHKFDALMGGARRDEEKARAKERIFSFRDEFGQWDPKAQRPELWSLYNARMAAGEQMRVFPISNWTELDVWQYIARENLALPPIYYAHEREVVRKNGLLVPVTPITPKQDGDVSEVLSVRFRTVGDISCTCPVASTAASPVEIIAETAVTEITERGATRMDDQTSEASMERRKKEGYF; from the coding sequence ATGGGCATCATGAACGACATCGCAGACGCAGGCGTGGCCGCCAACGTGGAACACCTGCTGCAGGTCCAGAACGACCACCTCGACCGGCTGGAAGCCGAGTCGATCTACATCATCCGCGAGGTGGTGGCCGAGTGCCGCAACCCGGCGCTGCTGTTCTCGGGCGGCAAGGACTCGATCGTCATGCTGCACCTGGCGCTGAAGGCGTTCCGCCTGGGCGACCGCAAGGTGGAGCTGCCGTTCCCGCTGGTCCACATCGACACCGGCCACAACTACCCCGAGGTCATCGCCTTCCGCGACCAGCGCGTGGCGGAACTGGGCGCGCGGCTGGTGGTGGGCCATGTCGAGGACTCCATCAAGCGCGGCACCGTGCGGCTGCGCAAGGAAACCGATTCGCGCAACGCCGCGCAGGCCGTGACGCTGCTGGAAACCATCGAGGCGCACAAGTTCGACGCGCTGATGGGCGGTGCCCGCCGCGACGAGGAAAAGGCGCGCGCCAAGGAGCGGATCTTCTCGTTCCGCGACGAGTTCGGCCAGTGGGACCCGAAGGCCCAGCGCCCCGAGCTGTGGAGCCTGTACAACGCCCGCATGGCCGCCGGCGAGCAGATGCGCGTGTTCCCGATCTCGAACTGGACGGAACTGGACGTGTGGCAGTACATCGCCCGCGAGAACCTGGCGCTGCCGCCGATCTACTACGCGCACGAGCGCGAAGTGGTGCGCAAGAACGGCCTGCTGGTGCCCGTGACGCCGATCACGCCCAAGCAGGACGGCGACGTCAGCGAGGTGCTGTCGGTCCGCTTCCGCACCGTGGGCGACATCAGCTGCACCTGCCCCGTGGCCAGCACCGCGGCCTCGCCGGTCGAGATCATCGCCGAGACGGCCGTGACCGAGATTACCGAGCGCGGCGCCACGCGGATGGACGACCAGACCAGCGAAGCGTCGATGGAACGCCGCAAGAAGGAAGGCTACTTCTAA
- a CDS encoding sulfate adenylyltransferase subunit 1 produces the protein MSQYSQHQGLLRFITAGSVDDGKSTLIGRLLFDSKAVLSDQLTALANAKNKRTAGEEIDFSLLTDGLEAEREQGITIDVAYRYFSTARRKFIIADTPGHEQYTRNMVTGASTAHAAIVLVDATRVTVTGGRAELLAQTKRHSAILKLLEIQHVIVAVNKMDLVEYSEQRFNEIRAAYAELANQLGLKDVVYVPVSALRGDNIVHASDAMPWYQGEPLLPLLEALPVEDVAPEGDAALRFPVQLVVRQDGAAADDFRGYAGRVEAGTVRVGQKLRVLPANREAVVAEVLTPNGAADSANAGDTITVRLSEDVDVSRGDMFVAADATAASAKKLTADLCWFDDESLNPSRKYVLKHTTASVFARVSAVDRVLDVHTLSHETGRHDIRLNDIGSVQLSLQKPIVCDTYGDNPATGAFVLIDEATNHTVAAGMIRAYA, from the coding sequence ATGTCTCAATATTCGCAACACCAGGGCCTGCTGCGCTTCATCACGGCGGGTTCCGTCGACGACGGCAAGAGCACGCTGATCGGCCGCCTGCTGTTCGACAGCAAGGCCGTGCTGTCCGACCAGTTGACCGCGCTGGCCAACGCTAAGAACAAGCGCACGGCTGGCGAGGAGATCGACTTCTCGCTGCTGACCGACGGCTTGGAGGCCGAGCGCGAGCAGGGCATCACGATTGACGTGGCGTACCGCTATTTCTCCACGGCGCGCCGCAAGTTCATCATCGCCGATACGCCGGGCCACGAGCAGTACACGCGCAACATGGTGACGGGCGCGTCGACGGCGCACGCGGCCATCGTGCTGGTGGACGCCACGCGCGTCACCGTGACCGGCGGCCGTGCCGAGCTGCTGGCGCAGACCAAGCGCCACTCGGCGATCCTGAAGCTGCTGGAGATCCAGCACGTGATCGTCGCCGTGAACAAGATGGACCTCGTGGAATACAGCGAGCAGCGCTTCAACGAGATCCGCGCCGCCTACGCCGAGCTGGCAAACCAGCTTGGCCTGAAGGACGTGGTCTACGTGCCGGTGTCGGCGCTGCGTGGCGACAACATCGTCCACGCCAGCGACGCCATGCCGTGGTACCAGGGCGAGCCGCTGCTGCCGCTGCTGGAGGCGCTGCCGGTGGAAGACGTGGCGCCCGAGGGCGACGCGGCGCTGCGCTTTCCGGTGCAACTGGTGGTGCGCCAGGACGGCGCCGCCGCTGACGACTTCCGCGGCTATGCCGGCCGCGTGGAAGCCGGCACGGTGCGCGTGGGCCAGAAGCTGCGCGTGCTGCCCGCCAACCGCGAGGCCGTGGTGGCCGAGGTGCTGACGCCGAACGGCGCGGCCGATTCGGCCAACGCCGGCGACACCATCACGGTGCGCCTGTCCGAGGACGTCGATGTGTCACGCGGTGACATGTTCGTGGCGGCCGACGCCACGGCGGCTTCGGCCAAGAAGCTGACGGCCGACCTGTGCTGGTTCGATGACGAATCGCTGAACCCGTCGCGCAAGTACGTGCTCAAGCACACCACGGCCAGCGTGTTCGCGCGCGTGTCGGCGGTGGATCGCGTGCTGGACGTGCACACGCTGTCGCACGAGACCGGCCGCCACGACATCCGCCTGAACGACATCGGATCGGTGCAGCTGTCGCTGCAGAAGCCCATTGTCTGCGACACCTACGGCGACAACCCGGCCACGGGCGCCTTCGTGCTGATCGACGAGGCCACCAATCACACGGTGGCGGCGGGCATGATCCGTGCGTATGCCTGA
- the cobA gene encoding uroporphyrinogen-III C-methyltransferase — translation MNTRKATSTGKVYLIGAGPGAADLITVRGARLLGEAQVVLHDALVSPEMLAWCPQAELIEVGKRCGQRSTAQLFINRQIVDLAGKYERVVRLKGGDPMLFGRADEELQALEAAGIAYEVVPGITAALAAASAIARPLTRRGVSRSVAFATQAKAADAVDVEADVKADTIVYYMGRDQAANIAAQLIARGKPASTPAWVVEAATTPRQRSHQFTLREMAAGEAARWMDPVQPSLLMIGEALGTRATEVAETVAVDRAA, via the coding sequence ATGAACACGCGCAAGGCAACCTCGACCGGCAAGGTGTACCTGATTGGTGCAGGCCCCGGTGCGGCCGACCTCATTACGGTGCGCGGTGCCCGCTTGCTGGGCGAAGCCCAGGTCGTGCTGCACGACGCGCTGGTGTCGCCCGAGATGCTGGCCTGGTGCCCCCAGGCCGAGCTGATCGAGGTGGGCAAGCGCTGCGGGCAGCGCTCGACGGCGCAGCTGTTCATCAACCGCCAGATTGTCGACCTGGCCGGCAAGTACGAGCGCGTGGTGCGGCTCAAGGGCGGCGACCCGATGCTGTTCGGCCGCGCCGACGAGGAACTGCAGGCGCTGGAGGCCGCGGGCATCGCGTACGAGGTGGTGCCCGGCATCACGGCGGCGCTGGCCGCCGCCAGCGCCATCGCCCGGCCGCTGACCCGGCGCGGCGTGTCGCGCAGCGTGGCATTCGCCACCCAGGCCAAGGCTGCCGATGCAGTGGACGTCGAGGCCGACGTCAAGGCCGACACCATCGTCTACTACATGGGCCGGGACCAGGCCGCCAACATCGCCGCCCAGCTCATCGCGCGTGGCAAGCCGGCGTCCACGCCTGCCTGGGTGGTGGAAGCCGCCACCACGCCGCGCCAGCGCAGCCACCAGTTCACGCTGCGCGAGATGGCCGCCGGCGAGGCCGCGCGCTGGATGGACCCGGTGCAGCCCAGCCTGCTGATGATCGGCGAGGCCCTGGGGACCCGCGCGACCGAGGTGGCGGAAACGGTAGCGGTGGACCGGGCGGCGTAA
- a CDS encoding sirohydrochlorin chelatase, producing MSAMRQAIVLFGHGARDPRWREPFDRLHARLSALRPDCVVRLAFLELMAPSLAEAIDALAAEGIDAVTVVPVFLGQGGHLRRDFPLLVEECRARHPGVDIGVATAVGEADVVVDAMAAYCAQAVSPGNGAQP from the coding sequence CTGAGCGCCATGCGGCAAGCCATCGTCCTCTTTGGCCACGGCGCGCGCGACCCGCGCTGGCGCGAGCCGTTCGACCGGCTGCATGCCAGGCTGTCGGCACTGCGGCCCGATTGCGTGGTGCGGCTGGCCTTCCTGGAGCTGATGGCGCCGTCGCTGGCGGAGGCCATCGACGCGCTGGCTGCCGAGGGCATCGACGCGGTGACGGTGGTGCCCGTGTTCCTGGGCCAGGGCGGGCATCTGCGGCGCGATTTCCCGCTGCTGGTCGAGGAATGCCGGGCGCGCCATCCGGGCGTGGATATCGGCGTGGCCACGGCGGTGGGCGAGGCCGATGTGGTGGTCGACGCGATGGCGGCCTACTGCGCGCAGGCCGTCTCTCCCGGCAACGGGGCGCAACCCTAG
- the lptG gene encoding LPS export ABC transporter permease LptG — MRVLAVYERYFARLIYGVFAFILFAVLSLFIFFDMLNELESVQGGYTSLVAFFHVMLQAPTRVYEVLPIAVLISAIYVFSQLASQSEFTIFRVAGLNTRQALFSLFKLAVPLALVTFVFGEFIGPAAEQYAQKIKLQAIGATVSSGFRSGVWVKDRDRDTSAGGGEITRFVNVQGLRPDQTINGITIYEFDQDYRLRVIRVAKEGRYQGGQQWQLNDVNETRFVELRDGAAAPAPAKRDALAPDFRAEQALFPNMVMHSELTPQILSVLLVTPERMSTLDLFRYIRHLRDNKQDTQRYEIAFWKKVVYPLTLFVMVALALPFAYLHARAGAVGVKVFGGIMLGLSFHLANTLFSHVGLLHTWPPIVSALVPGTLYLTIALTSLRWVDRH, encoded by the coding sequence ATGAGGGTGCTGGCCGTCTACGAGCGCTATTTTGCGCGGCTGATCTACGGCGTCTTCGCGTTCATCCTGTTCGCGGTGCTGTCGCTGTTCATCTTCTTCGACATGCTCAACGAGCTGGAAAGCGTGCAGGGCGGCTATACGTCGCTGGTGGCGTTCTTCCACGTCATGCTGCAGGCGCCCACGCGCGTCTACGAGGTGCTGCCCATCGCGGTGCTGATCAGCGCCATCTACGTGTTTTCGCAGCTTGCCAGCCAGTCCGAGTTCACGATCTTCCGCGTGGCCGGGCTGAACACGCGCCAGGCGCTGTTCTCGCTGTTCAAGCTCGCCGTGCCGCTGGCGCTGGTCACGTTCGTGTTCGGCGAATTCATTGGCCCGGCGGCCGAGCAATACGCGCAGAAGATCAAGCTGCAGGCGATTGGCGCGACGGTATCGTCCGGCTTCCGCTCGGGCGTCTGGGTCAAGGACCGCGACCGCGATACGTCCGCGGGTGGCGGCGAGATCACACGTTTCGTCAACGTCCAGGGTCTGCGCCCGGACCAGACGATCAACGGCATCACGATCTACGAGTTCGACCAGGACTACCGCCTGCGCGTGATCCGCGTGGCCAAGGAAGGGCGCTACCAGGGCGGCCAGCAATGGCAGTTGAACGACGTCAACGAGACGCGCTTCGTGGAACTGCGCGACGGCGCGGCGGCGCCCGCCCCGGCCAAGCGCGACGCGCTGGCGCCCGATTTCCGGGCCGAGCAGGCGCTGTTCCCGAACATGGTCATGCATTCCGAGCTGACGCCGCAGATCCTGTCGGTGCTGCTGGTGACGCCCGAGCGGATGTCGACGCTGGACCTGTTCCGCTACATCCGCCACCTGCGCGACAACAAGCAGGACACACAGCGCTACGAGATCGCGTTCTGGAAGAAGGTGGTCTATCCGCTGACGCTGTTCGTGATGGTGGCGCTGGCCCTGCCCTTCGCCTACCTGCACGCGCGCGCCGGCGCGGTGGGCGTCAAGGTGTTCGGCGGCATCATGCTGGGGCTGTCGTTCCACCTGGCGAACACGCTGTTCTCGCACGTCGGCCTGCTGCACACCTGGCCGCCGATTGTCTCGGCGCTGGTGCCGGGCACGCTGTACTTGACCATCGCGCTGACGTCGCTGCGCTGGGTCGACCGGCACTGA
- the lptF gene encoding LPS export ABC transporter permease LptF — MIFQQALRRELAYTAGAVFLVMLTFMLTSLVIRILGMAANGKASPNDVLMLIGLATIGYLSILLSATLFISTLIVLTRWYKDSEMVVWFSAGISLRDLVKPVLQFATPFFIMALLLGMFAWPWANQQSALFRDRFQQRGVLSMIASGRFIEPANGNYVLFIEGIDADMKHARNVFVANSEAGKIGVALSHQGQFETQPNGDRLVVMENGRRYAGVPGQLNYRILEFDKYAVKVDNKPPETEADLPAKSRDTIDLLRNPTRDNMAELLWRVSLPILAFNFVMIAIPLAYVNPRLGRYTPLVFAVLIYLTYSNTINLAQAWVRSGSLSFWMALIPLHVLVFLCALMLFRYRQNRSLGGWRAVFGLKRKANGNAGGQA, encoded by the coding sequence ATGATTTTTCAACAAGCCCTGCGACGCGAGCTTGCCTACACCGCCGGTGCGGTGTTCCTGGTGATGCTGACGTTCATGCTCACGTCGCTCGTGATCCGCATCCTGGGCATGGCCGCCAACGGCAAGGCCAGCCCCAACGACGTGCTGATGCTGATCGGCCTGGCCACCATTGGCTACCTGTCGATCCTGCTGTCGGCCACGCTGTTCATCTCCACCCTGATCGTCCTGACCCGCTGGTACAAGGATTCGGAGATGGTGGTGTGGTTCTCGGCCGGCATCTCGCTGCGCGACCTGGTCAAGCCGGTGCTGCAGTTCGCCACCCCGTTCTTCATCATGGCGCTGCTGCTGGGCATGTTCGCCTGGCCGTGGGCCAACCAGCAGAGCGCGCTGTTCCGGGACCGGTTCCAGCAGCGCGGCGTGCTGTCGATGATCGCCTCGGGCCGCTTCATCGAGCCCGCCAACGGCAACTACGTGCTGTTCATCGAGGGCATCGACGCCGACATGAAGCACGCCCGCAACGTGTTCGTGGCCAATTCCGAGGCCGGCAAGATCGGCGTGGCGCTGTCGCACCAGGGCCAGTTCGAGACCCAGCCCAACGGCGACCGCCTGGTGGTCATGGAGAACGGCCGGCGCTACGCCGGCGTGCCGGGCCAGCTCAACTATCGGATCCTGGAATTCGATAAGTACGCGGTCAAGGTCGACAACAAGCCGCCCGAGACCGAGGCCGACCTGCCCGCCAAGAGCCGCGACACCATAGATCTGCTCCGCAACCCCACCCGCGACAACATGGCCGAGCTGCTCTGGCGCGTGTCGCTGCCGATCCTGGCCTTCAACTTCGTGATGATCGCCATCCCGCTGGCCTACGTGAACCCGCGGCTTGGCCGCTACACGCCGCTGGTGTTCGCTGTGCTGATCTACCTGACCTACAGCAACACGATCAACCTGGCGCAGGCCTGGGTGCGGTCGGGGTCGCTCTCGTTCTGGATGGCGCTGATCCCGCTGCACGTGCTGGTGTTCCTGTGCGCGCTGATGCTGTTCCGCTACCGGCAGAACCGCAGCCTGGGCGGCTGGCGGGCCGTGTTCGGCCTCAAGCGCAAGGCCAATGGCAATGCCGGGGGCCAGGCATGA